The DNA region AAGCAACCCGCTTGCCCTGTTGTCACTGTTGCTGGAACGAATGGTAAAGGGTCTGTAGTAGGGTTTTTAGAAGCTTTGTATGTTAATGCTGGATACAAAGTCGCGGCTTACACTTCCCCTTATCTGATTGCTTTCAACGAACAGTTTCGGTTGAATCGACATTGGATCGAAGACGAAAAACTTTGTGATTACTTTGAGAAAATTAATGCAGCCCGTGGTGATATCACCCTCACTTTATTTGAATTTAAAACGCTGGCAGCTTTATTATATTTTGCAGATTGCTCACCTGATTTAATGATACTAGAGGTGGGATTAGGCGGTCGTTTAGACAGCGTTAATATGATTGACCCTGATATTGCGGTGATTACTTCCATCAGCTTGGATCATTGCGATTGGTTGGGAAATACGCGTGAACTCATTGGCCGAGAGAAAGCAGGTATATTTCGTGCAGGAAAGCCTGCGGTGTGTGGTGATCTAAATCCACCAATGACGATTCAAGAAGTTGCGGATGGGGTAAAAACACCGGTATTTTATCGTGATAAAGATTTTTATATTACAGAAAAAACCAATAATACTTGGTCTTGGCATGGAAAATCGCTTGTTTTAAAAAATTTACCTGAGCCATATTTATTAAAAGATAATATTGCGACGGCATTAAAAGTGGCTGAGCTACTGTCATCCCAGCGTAGGCTGGGACCCAGTCTAGCAATAAGAGAAGATGTGAACGGACTGGGCCCGAGCCTACGCTGGGGTGACACTTCGATTAGTGAAGAAATTATCCGTGCGACTATCGCAACCACAACTGTTTCTGGTCGCCAACAAATCATTTCACAGCAACCGTTTATCGTCGTTGATGTTTCGCATAACGAAGATAGCGTGCGTCGTTTAGCAGAATTTTTAGATAAACATCACAAGAAAAATATTACTGCAGTTTTTTCGGTTTTAAAAACCAAAGATTTTGCAAGCATGCTACATGTGATTTCTCCTTATATTGCGGAATGGCATATCGCTGAAATTGATCACCCAGATGCTATGCCTATTGAAAAAATTCAAAATATTTTTCAGCAGCACCATATTC from Gammaproteobacteria bacterium includes:
- a CDS encoding bifunctional folylpolyglutamate synthase/dihydrofolate synthase, with protein sequence MTSRDLTSWLKFLHNLHVRSIDLELGRMQRVAQALQIKQPACPVVTVAGTNGKGSVVGFLEALYVNAGYKVAAYTSPYLIAFNEQFRLNRHWIEDEKLCDYFEKINAARGDITLTLFEFKTLAALLYFADCSPDLMILEVGLGGRLDSVNMIDPDIAVITSISLDHCDWLGNTRELIGREKAGIFRAGKPAVCGDLNPPMTIQEVADGVKTPVFYRDKDFYITEKTNNTWSWHGKSLVLKNLPEPYLLKDNIATALKVAELLSSQRRLGPSLAIREDVNGLGPSLRWGDTSISEEIIRATIATTTVSGRQQIISQQPFIVVDVSHNEDSVRRLAEFLDKHHKKNITAVFSVLKTKDFASMLHVISPYIAEWHIAEIDHPDAMPIEKIQNIFQQHHIPNVFTYESITAAYNTVRGLPVEAIVVFGSFHVAGEVLMLQ